In one Lachnospiraceae bacterium GAM79 genomic region, the following are encoded:
- a CDS encoding DUF4320 family protein, with protein sequence MRSHRLWRALSERRGEGYVDVIVLVLCAVMVLALAMRVLPIFIQKQQLDTFATELVREAEVSGRVGTETSRRAAVLSEKTGLYPDILWSSHGRIQLNEEVTVTLTMDTNIGLFGEFASFPVTLRAQEAGKSEVYWK encoded by the coding sequence ATGAGGAGTCATCGTTTATGGAGAGCACTGTCAGAAAGACGGGGCGAAGGATATGTGGATGTGATCGTGTTGGTTTTGTGTGCGGTCATGGTGCTTGCCCTTGCCATGCGTGTGCTTCCGATTTTTATTCAGAAACAGCAGTTGGATACCTTCGCTACAGAACTGGTGCGTGAAGCAGAGGTAAGCGGGCGCGTAGGTACAGAGACAAGCCGCCGTGCCGCTGTGCTGTCAGAAAAAACAGGGCTTTATCCGGACATTTTATGGTCCAGTCATGGAAGAATCCAGTTAAATGAAGAGGTTACCGTTACCCTGACGATGGATACAAATATCGGTCTGTTTGGCGAGTTTGCTTCTTTTCCGGTTACGCTTCGCGCACAGGAAGCTGGAAAATCAGAAGTTTACTGGAAATGA
- a CDS encoding secretion protein F encodes MEGLLFLFGLFLALGLFFLTASVLKLPTMGAAKAMLGTVKQERKAAKTLETYFMILAVRLSGFIRMDAYKRSRMQNVLKASGMNMTPEVYQAYALVKSGAVLLGAIPCIFLFPLLVPVVVVLALLLYFKENQKADETLKAKREEIEGELPRMVATMEQELKASRNVIGMLERFKGNAGPALTGELDILLADMRSSNYEAALTRFEARLNSPMLSDVVRGLIGVLRGDDSTVYFQMLAHDFKQIELQRLKAQAQKIPPKIRVFSFVMLVCFLLTYLAIICYVALESLGGMF; translated from the coding sequence ATGGAAGGCTTGTTGTTTTTATTCGGGCTGTTTTTAGCTCTGGGACTTTTCTTTTTAACTGCGTCTGTTCTAAAGTTACCTACCATGGGTGCGGCGAAGGCCATGCTGGGTACGGTAAAACAGGAGCGGAAAGCGGCAAAGACATTGGAAACTTATTTTATGATCCTAGCAGTGCGACTGTCTGGTTTCATCCGGATGGATGCATATAAGAGAAGCAGGATGCAGAATGTGTTAAAAGCCAGTGGAATGAATATGACCCCGGAAGTGTATCAGGCGTATGCTCTGGTAAAATCAGGCGCAGTTCTTTTGGGAGCGATTCCCTGCATATTTCTTTTTCCACTTCTAGTTCCTGTCGTGGTTGTGCTGGCCTTACTTCTTTACTTTAAGGAAAATCAGAAAGCGGATGAAACCTTAAAGGCAAAGCGGGAAGAGATAGAGGGGGAGCTTCCGAGAATGGTGGCGACTATGGAACAGGAACTGAAAGCAAGCCGTAATGTGATCGGTATGTTGGAGCGGTTCAAGGGGAATGCGGGACCAGCGCTGACTGGAGAGTTAGATATTCTTCTGGCGGATATGCGTTCCTCCAATTATGAAGCGGCGCTGACACGATTCGAGGCAAGACTGAACTCGCCCATGCTGTCCGATGTGGTACGTGGATTGATTGGTGTCCTTCGAGGGGATGACAGCACAGTGTATTTTCAGATGCTGGCTCATGATTTTAAGCAGATCGAACTGCAGAGATTAAAAGCACAGGCACAGAAAATCCCTCCTAAGATCCGTGTTTTTTCCTTTGTCATGCTGGTATGTTTTCTGCTGACTTACCTGGCGATTATCTGCTATGTGGCATTGGAGAGCCTCGGAGGAATGTTTTAG
- a CDS encoding CpaF/VirB11 family protein has translation MLGERRSKAAFSAGFPEAVREETRQDSGHLPEEIMETEASLDGLDGGEETEENLQNDSLSEQTCEGQMHGKEDIWSEEEDIEDPLRTQKTGGRSLRTHDLFFASEDEGRDFQSVLQEIQAYLSKEYSNLVTGDGNEEIKAQIRRFAGKYIQDNRIQVPGKTTDELIDAIYSEMAEFGFLTKYIYGEGIEEIDVNAWDDVEVQYSGGVTEKLKEHFESPEHAINVIRRMLHVSGMVLDDASPSVLGHLSKNIRIAVLKTPLVDEDVGVAASIRIVNPQSMKKQDFIKGGTATSQMLDFLSECIRYGISVCVAGATSSGKTTLLGWLLTTIPDGKRIYSIENGSRELALVRRKDGRVVNSVIHTLTRDSENERQRVDQIALLDMALRFNPDIIVVGEMRGPEANAAQEAARTGVAVVTTIHSMSCEATYRRMVSLCKRAVDMSDETLMGFVTEAYPIIAFCKQLENKERRLMEIMECEILADGTRRYRPLFQYQITENRVEDGKFVIVGHHRQINPISDSLARRLMENGMPQETLAGLLNVKKDREGENG, from the coding sequence ATGTTAGGGGAAAGACGCAGCAAAGCCGCGTTTTCTGCGGGTTTTCCCGAAGCTGTTCGGGAAGAAACACGACAGGATTCTGGACATCTTCCGGAGGAGATCATGGAAACGGAGGCTTCTTTGGATGGCTTGGATGGAGGGGAGGAGACAGAAGAAAACCTCCAAAATGATAGCCTGTCGGAACAGACTTGTGAAGGACAGATGCATGGAAAGGAGGATATCTGGTCAGAAGAGGAGGACATAGAGGATCCTCTGCGCACTCAAAAAACGGGAGGTCGTTCTCTCCGTACCCATGACCTGTTTTTTGCATCGGAGGATGAAGGGCGTGACTTTCAGTCCGTGCTGCAGGAGATACAGGCGTATCTTTCCAAAGAATATAGTAATCTGGTAACCGGAGATGGAAACGAAGAAATAAAAGCACAGATCCGCCGATTTGCCGGGAAGTATATTCAGGATAACCGTATACAAGTACCGGGAAAAACCACGGATGAGCTGATTGATGCGATTTATTCAGAAATGGCAGAGTTCGGTTTTCTCACAAAGTACATCTACGGGGAAGGAATCGAGGAGATCGATGTAAATGCCTGGGATGATGTGGAGGTCCAGTATTCTGGTGGAGTGACAGAAAAATTGAAAGAGCATTTTGAAAGCCCCGAACATGCCATCAATGTCATTCGGCGTATGTTGCATGTGTCTGGAATGGTGCTGGATGATGCGAGTCCAAGCGTTCTGGGACATTTAAGTAAAAATATCCGTATTGCTGTACTGAAGACACCTCTTGTTGATGAGGATGTCGGGGTGGCAGCTTCGATCCGAATTGTGAATCCCCAGAGCATGAAGAAACAGGACTTTATAAAGGGAGGAACGGCAACCAGTCAGATGCTGGATTTTTTATCGGAGTGCATCCGGTATGGAATCTCTGTGTGTGTGGCGGGAGCCACAAGCTCCGGAAAAACCACACTGTTAGGCTGGCTTCTGACCACAATTCCGGACGGTAAGCGTATTTACAGTATTGAGAATGGTTCAAGGGAGCTGGCGTTGGTACGCAGAAAGGATGGGAGGGTAGTCAATTCCGTGATTCATACCTTGACCCGTGACAGCGAGAATGAGAGGCAGAGAGTAGATCAGATTGCACTTCTTGATATGGCGCTACGCTTTAATCCGGATATTATTGTGGTAGGAGAAATGCGTGGACCAGAAGCGAATGCGGCACAGGAGGCAGCCAGAACCGGTGTTGCGGTTGTGACAACCATCCATTCCATGAGCTGTGAGGCAACCTACCGCCGCATGGTTTCCCTGTGTAAACGTGCTGTGGATATGAGCGATGAGACTTTGATGGGATTTGTAACGGAAGCCTATCCGATCATCGCATTTTGCAAACAGCTGGAAAACAAGGAACGCCGTTTAATGGAAATCATGGAGTGTGAGATTCTGGCAGATGGAACCAGACGATACCGTCCGCTGTTTCAATATCAGATTACGGAAAACAGAGTGGAGGATGGAAAGTTTGTAATTGTGGGGCATCATAGACAAATCAACCCAATTTCGGACAGTCTGGCAAGACGGCTGATGGAGAATGGAATGCCGCAGGAAACGCTGGCAGGACTTTTGAATGTAAAAAAGGATAGAGAGGGGGAGAACGGATGA
- a CDS encoding ParA family protein: MNFLKNSIFSRGAGDSSPDWEPENENQMLAVWGSPGSGKTTTAVKLAARLAMQKKDVALLLCDMNTPMLPCICPPGDLEEEHSLGSVLAATHVSESLVRHNCITHKKIRHLTILGMRKGENEYTYPPYERPQAEELLQCLRKIAPYIIVDCGSCIANDILSAIALMEADAVLRLVNCDLKSISYLSSQLPLLKDSQWDAEKQYKVASNVYPNEASEHIERVLGNVAFQIPHSEEVKAQVLEGNLLKELVLKDSKGFRKTMEAITKEVFGC; encoded by the coding sequence TTGAATTTTCTAAAAAACAGTATTTTCAGCAGGGGAGCCGGGGACAGCTCTCCTGACTGGGAACCGGAAAATGAGAATCAAATGCTGGCAGTCTGGGGAAGTCCTGGATCTGGTAAAACCACGACAGCAGTGAAGCTGGCGGCGCGTCTTGCCATGCAGAAGAAGGATGTAGCTCTCCTTCTGTGTGATATGAATACACCGATGCTTCCCTGTATCTGTCCTCCTGGAGACCTGGAAGAGGAGCATTCTCTGGGGAGTGTTCTGGCAGCAACCCATGTGTCGGAATCGTTGGTACGCCATAACTGTATTACTCATAAAAAAATACGCCATCTAACAATCCTTGGAATGAGGAAGGGGGAAAATGAATACACATACCCACCTTACGAGCGGCCACAGGCAGAGGAATTACTGCAGTGTTTGAGAAAGATCGCTCCCTATATCATCGTTGATTGTGGAAGCTGTATTGCCAATGACATTCTTTCGGCCATTGCCTTGATGGAGGCAGATGCAGTGCTGCGGCTGGTAAACTGTGATCTGAAATCCATCAGTTATCTTTCCAGCCAGCTTCCGCTTCTTAAGGACAGTCAGTGGGATGCAGAAAAGCAGTATAAAGTGGCGAGCAATGTATATCCCAATGAGGCCAGCGAACACATTGAACGGGTGCTCGGCAATGTGGCATTCCAGATCCCTCATTCCGAGGAAGTAAAGGCACAGGTTCTGGAAGGGAACCTTCTGAAAGAACTGGTACTAAAGGACAGTAAAGGGTTTAGAAAAACCATGGAAGCAATCACAAAGGAGGTGTTCGGATGTTAG
- the cpaB gene encoding Flp pilus assembly protein CpaB: MRFLKNRTVLGVLCIVLSLIICFAVTPLFNKAMSEKTEIVRVVKPISVGEEITSDMVKTIEVGSYNLPDDVVKHSDTVVGAFASADLAPGDYILTSKIAEEPAAENAYLYHLTGEKQAISVTVKAFANGLSGKLKSGDIVSVIAPDYRKQGKTVIPAELQYVEVIAVTANSGYDANTGEELEDGADRELPGTVTLLVTPEQSMVLAELEADGKLHLSLVYRGDEKSAGQFLEAQNQMLTELYPPEDMEGEAEENEALDHSDKEPEETKAEEQEETRQGETEESGVE, encoded by the coding sequence ATGCGATTTTTGAAAAACAGGACTGTACTTGGTGTGCTTTGCATCGTGCTGTCTTTGATCATCTGCTTTGCAGTTACACCATTGTTTAATAAGGCTATGAGTGAAAAGACGGAAATTGTCCGTGTAGTAAAACCAATTTCAGTGGGAGAAGAAATTACTTCTGACATGGTAAAGACCATAGAGGTTGGCAGTTATAACCTGCCGGATGATGTAGTAAAGCATTCGGATACTGTAGTTGGGGCATTTGCATCTGCAGATTTGGCGCCAGGAGATTACATCCTGACATCCAAGATTGCAGAAGAGCCGGCGGCAGAAAATGCCTATCTCTATCATCTGACAGGAGAAAAGCAGGCAATCTCTGTTACGGTTAAGGCATTTGCCAATGGATTGTCCGGAAAGCTAAAGAGCGGCGATATTGTGTCAGTCATAGCTCCAGATTATAGAAAGCAGGGAAAAACAGTAATTCCTGCGGAACTTCAGTATGTGGAGGTCATTGCTGTGACTGCAAACAGTGGATATGACGCAAATACGGGAGAAGAACTGGAAGATGGAGCGGATCGTGAGCTGCCTGGAACCGTTACCTTGCTGGTAACACCAGAGCAGTCAATGGTTTTGGCAGAACTGGAGGCAGATGGAAAACTGCATTTATCTCTGGTGTATCGCGGGGATGAAAAGAGTGCAGGGCAGTTTTTGGAAGCGCAAAACCAGATGTTAACGGAACTGTATCCTCCAGAAGATATGGAAGGAGAAGCGGAAGAAAACGAGGCACTGGATCATTCTGATAAGGAGCCAGAGGAAACCAAAGCAGAGGAGCAGGAGGAAACCAGACAGGGCGAAACAGAGGAAAGCGGGGTGGAGTAA
- a CDS encoding A24 family peptidase, whose product MEIRISLLQAVQAVLFFSLLIAVSAWDLRYRIIPDRFQAGIALLSFLNFAPGQLLGALGAVPYLIVALFCKREGGMGGGDIKLAGATGLVLGLPASLTASCLGLTGFVMYGCMVCLWNRFKGKRDKEAFPVGPFLAGGAAAVYCMRLGGWMI is encoded by the coding sequence ATGGAGATCAGGATATCGCTGCTTCAGGCGGTACAGGCAGTGCTTTTTTTCTCGCTGCTTATTGCGGTTTCTGCCTGGGATCTTCGGTACCGGATTATTCCGGACCGATTCCAGGCAGGGATTGCCCTGCTTTCCTTTCTGAACTTTGCCCCCGGACAGCTGCTTGGAGCTTTAGGGGCAGTGCCATACCTCATAGTTGCATTATTTTGCAAGAGGGAAGGTGGAATGGGCGGCGGTGATATCAAGCTGGCAGGAGCAACCGGCTTGGTACTGGGACTTCCGGCAAGCCTGACTGCTTCCTGTTTAGGACTGACAGGATTTGTGATGTATGGTTGTATGGTCTGCCTGTGGAATCGGTTCAAGGGAAAACGAGATAAAGAAGCATTTCCTGTGGGACCGTTTCTGGCAGGAGGAGCGGCAGCTGTTTATTGTATGAGATTAGGAGGATGGATGATATGA
- a CDS encoding DUF6133 family protein, with the protein MKNIKRQLVNYRNAMVMHMWNVKNKLQDTSGEGYVDTAIKILIAVVLGALLLAGLYALFNDTVLPTLVRRVQEMFDYSG; encoded by the coding sequence ATGAAGAATATTAAAAGACAGCTGGTAAATTATCGAAATGCAATGGTTATGCATATGTGGAATGTAAAAAACAAGCTTCAGGATACATCCGGTGAGGGATATGTGGACACAGCCATTAAGATCCTGATCGCAGTTGTGCTGGGAGCACTGCTTCTGGCAGGTCTTTATGCACTGTTTAATGATACCGTACTTCCTACACTGGTACGCAGGGTGCAGGAAATGTTTGACTATAGCGGTTGA
- a CDS encoding SpoVG family protein, translating into MPDLDVRITSMYPPGVQGGIRAYASATIAGCFAVRGIKIVEGGKDGLFMSMPSRKTQDGYKDICFPVTEEFRNELKQAVLGAYGEALSMAQASTLQTAPPQNPGQNMV; encoded by the coding sequence ATGCCAGATTTAGACGTTCGGATTACATCTATGTATCCACCAGGAGTACAGGGCGGGATCAGAGCCTATGCATCCGCCACAATCGCCGGATGTTTTGCCGTCCGGGGAATCAAAATCGTCGAGGGAGGTAAGGATGGGCTCTTTATGTCTATGCCCAGCCGGAAAACACAGGATGGATACAAGGATATCTGTTTTCCTGTGACGGAGGAATTCCGCAACGAGCTGAAACAGGCGGTATTGGGAGCTTATGGAGAGGCACTGTCCATGGCACAGGCATCTACCTTACAGACAGCACCCCCTCAAAATCCAGGGCAGAACATGGTCTGA
- a CDS encoding YodL domain-containing protein, with amino-acid sequence MKQIQIENGVIRYYGNRVGRVTEGCAVVDPMFQNEALESFLRKQRNIQKIQWQDGIYDRLANSQQDMESAKGLKDVRIWQLRGDVDVHMKFLALFQMEQQYGSPKPDFYIKVYEGASDTNDLEELYDKFRYHPPSGYTGHGLSISDVLELYDETGSSFFYVDRYDFKRIDFTESQLAEEFIHTMQF; translated from the coding sequence ATGAAGCAGATTCAGATTGAAAATGGAGTGATCCGGTATTATGGGAACCGGGTAGGTCGTGTGACGGAAGGATGTGCAGTAGTGGATCCCATGTTTCAGAATGAAGCATTAGAAAGCTTCCTGCGTAAGCAGAGGAATATCCAAAAAATTCAGTGGCAGGACGGGATCTACGACCGGTTGGCAAATAGCCAGCAAGATATGGAATCGGCAAAGGGGCTAAAAGATGTACGCATCTGGCAACTGAGAGGAGATGTGGATGTGCATATGAAGTTCCTTGCACTTTTCCAGATGGAGCAGCAATATGGCTCCCCCAAGCCGGATTTTTATATCAAAGTCTATGAAGGGGCATCTGACACCAATGACCTGGAAGAACTCTATGATAAATTCCGGTATCATCCGCCGTCCGGTTATACAGGTCATGGGCTATCCATTAGTGATGTGCTGGAACTCTATGATGAAACAGGGAGTTCCTTTTTTTATGTGGATCGTTATGACTTTAAGAGAATTGATTTTACAGAGTCGCAACTGGCGGAGGAATTCATACACACCATGCAGTTTTAG
- a CDS encoding AbrB family transcriptional regulator: protein MSKPMYRLVDGKGRVLIPKSMREAAKLEYGDIVCLGMAGGKITVRKVEVIEVGDQSPEAVEAYVRTAFQFMPDSLRLDLIGELSRLLQKKEG, encoded by the coding sequence ATGAGTAAACCGATGTATCGTTTAGTGGATGGAAAGGGACGTGTCCTGATTCCAAAATCTATGAGGGAAGCGGCAAAGCTGGAGTATGGGGATATTGTTTGTCTGGGAATGGCGGGTGGAAAAATTACAGTTCGGAAGGTAGAGGTTATCGAGGTGGGAGATCAGTCTCCGGAGGCAGTGGAGGCATATGTCCGTACTGCATTTCAGTTTATGCCGGACAGCCTCCGACTGGATCTAATCGGAGAACTGAGCAGACTGCTGCAGAAAAAGGAGGGGTAA
- a CDS encoding DNA adenine methylase produces the protein MNSFISWVGGKKALRSLIYTMFPASYDRYIEVFGGGGWVLFGKPPDDRCMEIYNDYNSNLANLFYCVKNRTGAFLKELGFLPLNSRDEFTVIRNFIEKQEPDTRFLIEELELAEKHLMPPDYEEVKKILLENAEVTDVKRAAAFFKLIRYSYGSGCTSFGCRPFDVRNCFDTIWQASRRLADTVIENKDFEALIRQYDRDSAFFYCDPPYYETEGHYAVVFRKEDHKRLRDTLTGSRGKWMVSYNDCDFIRELYAGYFITAVTRINNLAQRYEGGCEFPEVIITNYDPGERERSKPRQLDLFGMWGDGETDHYEIREEICPEREVL, from the coding sequence ATCAACAGTTTTATTTCATGGGTTGGCGGAAAGAAAGCACTCCGCAGCCTGATTTACACGATGTTTCCTGCAAGTTATGACCGGTACATTGAGGTGTTTGGCGGAGGTGGTTGGGTACTATTTGGAAAACCACCAGATGACCGGTGTATGGAGATTTATAATGATTATAACTCTAACTTGGCAAATCTGTTTTATTGCGTCAAGAACCGCACGGGGGCATTCCTTAAGGAACTCGGATTTCTTCCGTTAAACAGCAGGGATGAATTTACAGTAATCCGTAATTTTATTGAAAAGCAGGAACCGGATACCCGATTTTTAATTGAGGAGCTGGAGCTGGCAGAGAAGCATCTGATGCCGCCGGATTATGAGGAAGTGAAAAAAATCCTGCTGGAAAATGCAGAGGTAACCGATGTAAAACGGGCGGCTGCATTTTTTAAACTAATTCGGTACAGCTATGGAAGTGGCTGCACGTCCTTTGGCTGCCGTCCGTTTGATGTGAGAAACTGCTTTGACACCATTTGGCAGGCATCCCGCAGGCTGGCAGATACCGTAATAGAAAATAAAGACTTTGAGGCACTGATTCGGCAGTATGACCGGGATAGTGCCTTTTTTTATTGCGATCCGCCCTATTATGAGACGGAAGGTCATTATGCAGTGGTATTCCGAAAAGAGGATCACAAACGGCTCCGAGACACTCTGACAGGGAGCAGGGGGAAGTGGATGGTCAGTTACAATGACTGCGATTTCATCCGGGAACTGTATGCAGGATATTTTATTACAGCTGTTACCCGCATCAATAACCTGGCTCAGAGGTATGAGGGCGGTTGTGAGTTTCCAGAGGTCATTATTACCAATTATGATCCTGGTGAGAGGGAGCGGTCAAAACCAAGACAGCTGGATCTATTTGGAATGTGGGGAGATGGAGAAACGGATCATTATGAGATCCGGGAAGAAATCTGTCCGGAAAGAGAGGTGCTATGA
- a CDS encoding antirestriction protein ArdA: MEHYDGEFYTLRLFSPIEGEIYSLNSTEEGIHLTAYEMENYSSFIRDHMEGVGLLGKRNQKLMTYFNNAKRLHKPVSLSLDLEAYEGRLWSVLQADSQDKLTHEEVQSLAETWGMIAAGGFIREMQETRILVPDGELMVFLGNEGLDYFVCPEEVLKGTAHTLKPALDVAIYSEAYFPERSYQGAKLRLPAEPAFLKDAKMRAFIHENEPYRIELLGNWPSFLKNILEKAASVTLEEVNVLACLVTHMDSSQIETYEAAIQMRQEENIDVLVGIKELLNLCYNLECFKFLRGIIDDRKLGEFYLEEDRLEWIHMLEVDIRELLDPQRVGMDQRKEEMGIFTSKGYVFENALSYQDIYDGIHLPDIDGVAGGIFSLRLVGSQYPEEQGTWLELPTTDLGFQWALNRLNERTFDDCIITESISTVHGLSVKQTDDIETLNELARQLQEFPDDRTLCKFKAALELEQCDSLEQALRIAENLDCYSYDPQMYSMASYARYLFRELEFNIDDPAFATFDFQGYGERQLGLLESVQTTYGMITRNEDFPIQTQQNTEQGMKMQ, from the coding sequence TTGGAGCATTATGATGGAGAATTTTATACCCTTCGATTGTTCAGCCCCATAGAAGGAGAGATATATTCTCTGAATAGTACAGAGGAAGGTATTCATCTGACCGCTTATGAGATGGAAAACTATTCGTCTTTTATACGCGACCATATGGAAGGTGTAGGATTGTTGGGAAAAAGAAATCAGAAATTGATGACATACTTTAATAATGCAAAGAGGCTGCATAAGCCGGTTAGCCTATCACTGGATCTGGAAGCTTATGAGGGAAGATTATGGAGTGTACTGCAGGCAGACTCACAGGATAAACTGACACATGAGGAGGTTCAGAGTTTAGCAGAAACATGGGGAATGATTGCTGCTGGAGGCTTTATCAGAGAAATGCAAGAGACAAGGATCCTGGTACCAGATGGAGAACTTATGGTTTTTCTTGGAAATGAGGGACTGGATTACTTTGTATGTCCGGAAGAGGTTTTGAAAGGGACGGCACATACATTAAAACCAGCCCTGGATGTTGCCATTTATTCAGAAGCATATTTCCCAGAGCGGAGTTATCAAGGGGCGAAGCTGAGGCTTCCAGCAGAACCCGCTTTTTTGAAGGATGCAAAGATGAGAGCCTTTATTCATGAAAATGAGCCTTACCGGATTGAACTTCTGGGGAACTGGCCATCTTTTCTTAAGAATATATTGGAAAAGGCAGCGTCTGTTACCTTAGAAGAAGTCAATGTATTAGCTTGTCTGGTTACTCATATGGACTCCAGTCAGATAGAAACTTATGAAGCCGCCATTCAGATGCGTCAGGAAGAAAATATAGATGTTCTAGTTGGGATAAAAGAGTTACTCAATCTTTGTTATAACCTGGAGTGCTTTAAATTCCTCCGAGGCATTATAGATGACAGGAAACTGGGAGAATTCTACCTAGAGGAAGACAGATTAGAGTGGATCCATATGCTTGAAGTGGATATAAGAGAATTATTGGATCCGCAAAGAGTGGGGATGGATCAGCGTAAGGAGGAAATGGGCATATTTACCTCAAAAGGTTATGTATTTGAGAATGCTCTTTCGTATCAAGATATTTATGATGGAATTCACCTTCCCGATATTGACGGAGTGGCCGGAGGGATTTTTTCTCTTCGCCTGGTCGGATCTCAATATCCAGAAGAACAGGGAACCTGGTTGGAACTTCCAACTACAGATTTGGGGTTTCAGTGGGCGCTGAACAGATTAAACGAGAGAACTTTTGATGACTGTATCATTACGGAGAGCATCAGCACAGTGCATGGATTATCCGTTAAGCAGACAGATGACATTGAGACATTGAATGAACTGGCAAGACAGCTTCAGGAATTTCCTGATGATAGAACGCTTTGCAAATTCAAGGCAGCTTTGGAACTAGAGCAATGCGATAGCTTGGAACAGGCTCTTCGGATTGCGGAAAACCTGGATTGTTATTCCTATGATCCACAGATGTATTCCATGGCTTCGTATGCAAGGTATCTGTTTCGGGAATTGGAGTTCAATATTGATGATCCAGCATTTGCTACATTTGATTTTCAAGGATATGGGGAACGTCAGCTTGGGCTGTTGGAAAGTGTGCAGACAACCTACGGAATGATTACCCGTAATGAAGATTTTCCAATACAGACACAGCAGAACACAGAACAGGGAATGAAAATGCAGTAA
- a CDS encoding type II secretion system F family protein produces MELPGVRRLYKRYGRYLDHRRVRAGLRKVHVVSEERLGQICEDYYTGLISRTLMILILMVVLMIAAGVKEFSQERKVVLDRDSYGGDESSMELQTEIDGEQKHFHVAVLPVMYDADSIEQAFDAGFEYLDSVYLGENGSADQVKKDLNLIDEIEDLGLDVSWEIDRDDCVDFKGAILDGDYPEPVLVNLTATLSYEDFQAVRQYPIRITGKEKTKTEQVIDQLKEQIRFMQLQSNDSRQLELPAELDGYAITTKKSIPLPFIVFLLCVSIGVLLVCKGYSDLHKAGQKRNQELMQAYPSFVDLLSLYMGAGLTVKGALLKIVTMTDSRILSEEINYTLNEIRSGIPETEGYYRLGNRLELPVYLKMMTLLSQNIRKGTRDILNMLAEEELSALQLKRELAKKKGEEAGTRLLFPMILQLGVVMIIVIAPALMGF; encoded by the coding sequence ATGGAGTTACCGGGTGTAAGAAGATTATATAAAAGGTATGGCAGGTATCTGGATCACAGGAGGGTCAGAGCCGGTCTGCGTAAGGTTCATGTAGTATCAGAAGAACGTCTGGGACAGATATGTGAAGATTATTATACCGGGCTGATATCCAGAACTCTTATGATATTGATCTTAATGGTGGTTCTGATGATTGCCGCAGGGGTTAAAGAATTCAGTCAGGAACGAAAGGTGGTGCTGGATCGCGACTCATATGGAGGAGATGAGAGCAGTATGGAATTGCAGACAGAGATCGATGGAGAACAGAAACATTTTCATGTTGCGGTGCTTCCAGTCATGTATGATGCCGACAGCATAGAGCAGGCATTTGATGCGGGATTTGAATATCTGGATTCAGTGTATCTGGGAGAAAATGGGAGCGCAGATCAGGTGAAGAAGGATCTGAACCTGATTGATGAGATCGAAGACCTCGGACTTGATGTTTCGTGGGAGATAGACCGTGATGACTGTGTGGATTTTAAGGGTGCGATTCTGGATGGTGATTATCCGGAGCCGGTTCTGGTCAATCTGACGGCGACGTTATCGTATGAGGATTTTCAGGCGGTAAGGCAGTATCCGATTCGTATAACCGGGAAAGAAAAGACGAAGACGGAACAGGTTATAGATCAGCTGAAAGAGCAGATCCGATTTATGCAGCTTCAGTCAAATGACAGCCGGCAGTTAGAGCTTCCGGCTGAGTTGGACGGATATGCTATTACGACAAAAAAGAGTATTCCTTTGCCATTTATAGTGTTCTTATTATGTGTAAGCATTGGTGTTCTTCTGGTTTGCAAAGGATATTCTGATCTGCATAAGGCAGGACAGAAGCGGAATCAGGAACTGATGCAGGCATATCCATCATTTGTCGATCTGTTGTCATTGTATATGGGAGCGGGTCTGACAGTAAAAGGAGCACTTCTAAAGATCGTTACTATGACGGATAGTCGTATCCTTTCGGAGGAGATCAATTATACATTAAATGAGATCCGATCAGGCATACCGGAGACAGAAGGGTATTACAGATTGGGAAATCGACTGGAGCTTCCGGTCTATTTGAAGATGATGACGCTGCTTTCTCAGAATATCAGAAAAGGTACAAGAGATATCCTGAATATGCTTGCAGAGGAAGAGCTGTCAGCACTTCAGTTGAAACGGGAACTTGCAAAGAAGAAAGGAGAGGAGGCAGGAACCCGACTGTTGTTTCCTATGATATTACAGCTGGGCGTTGTAATGATTATCGTGATAGCGCCTGCACTGATGGGATTTTAA